The following are encoded in a window of Candida dubliniensis CD36 chromosome 4, complete sequence genomic DNA:
- a CDS encoding subunit of the anaphase-promoting complex/cyclosome (APC/C, putative) (Similar to S. cerevisiae CDC16;~In S. cerevisiae: subunit of the anaphase-promoting complex/cyclosome (APC/C), which is a ubiquitin-protein ligase required for degradation of anaphase inhibitors, including mitotic cyclins, during the metaphase/anaphase transition; required for sporulation) produces the protein MVQNQKTPNHNNSTLYISPVVNKKNDLMYVTPPNPTTATNKLLDTPGSNKSTSTSSFFHFDRASNHNLHDRANDNLLDDPLTPVDKLRLWRHDAIMQHQYKTAEFIGDKILELTNDDANDAFWLGQVYFNQGNYLRCKHLLTSNINYQNSISCRYLAGYSLIKLEMWDDALDLIGETNPFKNNDTNSTSSSATTDGGIKLESSMCYLRGLIYANQNNFERAKECYKEACMVDVKCYEAFNELIVNNLMTPNEEWEFVMNQLNFRDNLDDNNNDELIKLLYMTKLSKYLNTDKFNESEHILREEYELQENCDLMLSRADYLYIQCNFDECLTICEGILNKDEYNFDVLPNYLSCLYELGGKNKLFLKAHQLAELHPINPMTWLAIGTYYLSINKMAEARKFFSKATLLNPNFGNGWIGFAHTFAAEGEHEQAISAYAFAARLFPGTHLPNLFLGMQHLQMNNLNLSEEYLLASYHICNSDPLLLNELGVINFHKNQFDKAEFFLQEALNAAKNLNSDSKTWISIHANLGHVYRRANQPYKALDCFNQVLKISNKNDANILSAIGLIHLRLRNIFQAIDVLHDALAISPLDPIASDLLKRALEANKENQEIFTTTEKLFQLNLPIERRKHESRLLKQRQQQQQQQQQQVRGGENSKNLATPLTTKVRDRNIDISNNSSIDPILFGDTTSGRNNNEELEGEGDDVTLLAQELQNGEASTDDEDNDEDIMDIESD, from the coding sequence ATGGTTCAGAATCAAAAGACTCCTAATCATAATAACTCTACTTTATATATATCCCCGGttgttaataaaaaaaatgatttaatgtATGTTACACCACCTAATCCCACCACGGCAaccaataaattattagatacTCCAGGATCCAATAAATCTACATCAACATCACTGTTTTTCCATTTTGATCGAGCTTCTAATCATAATTTACATGATAGAGCCAATGACAATTTATTGGATGATCCATTAACTCCAGTAGATAAATTAAGATTATGGCGACATGATGCCATTATGCAACATCAATATAAAACTGCCGAATTTATTGGTGATAAAATTTTAGAATTAACTAATGATGATGCCAATGATGCATTTTGGTTAGGTCAAGTATACTTTAATCAAGGTAATTATTTACGATGTAAACATTTATTAacatcaaatattaattatcaaaatctgATTAGTTGTCGATATTTGGCTGGGTATagtttaataaaattagaAATGTGGGATGATGCCTTGGATTTGATTGGTGAAACTAACCctttcaaaaataatgataccAATCTGACAAGTAGTAGTGCTACCACTGATGGAGGGATAAAACTTGAATCATCAATGTGTTATTTACGAGGATTAATTTATGccaatcaaaataattttgaacGAGCCAAAGAATGTTATAAAGAAGCATGTATGGTTGATGTTAAATGTTATGAAGcatttaatgaattgattgttaataatttaatgaCACCTAATGAAGAATGGGAATTTGttatgaatcaattgaatttccGAGACAACTtggatgataataataatgatgaattaattaaattactTTATATGACAAAATTAAGTAAATATTTAAACACCGATAAATTCAATGAAAGTGAACATATCTTGAGGGAAGAATATGAATTACAAGAAAATTGTGATTTAATGTTGAGTCGAGCggattatttatatattcaatGTAATTTTGATGAATGCTTAACTATATGTGAAggaattttaaataaagatgaatataattttgatgTTTTACCAAATTATTTAAGTTGCCTTTATGAATTAGGTgggaaaaataaattatttttaaaagcTCATCAATTAGCTGAATTACATCCAATTAATCCTATGACTTGGTTAGCTATAGGAActtattatttatcaattaataaaatggCTGAAGCCAGGAAATTTTTCAGTAAGGCAACATTATTAAACCCTAATTTTGGTAATGGATGGATTGGATTTGCTCATACATTTGCTGCTGAAGGTGAACATGAACAAGCAATTAGTGCTTATGCTTTTGCTGCAAGATTATTCCCTGGGACTCATTTAcctaatttatttttaggaATGCAACATTTACAAatgaataatttaaatttactggaagaatatttattagCATCATATCATATATGTAATAGTgatccattattattaaatgaattaggAGTAATTAATTTCcataaaaatcaatttgataaagcagaattttttttacaagaaGCTTTAAATGCGgcaaaaaatttgaattctgATAGTAAAACTTGGATTTCAATTCATGCTAATTTAGGTCATGTATATCGTCGAGCTAATCAACCTTATAAAGCATTAGATTGTTTTAATCaagttttaaaaattagtaataaaaatgatgcTAATATATTATCGGCCATTGgattaattcatttaagATTAAGAAATATTTTCCAAGCTATAGATGTTTTACATGATGCCTTGGCAATTTCTCCATTAGATCCAATAGCTAgtgatttattgaaaagagCATTGGAAgctaataaagaaaatcaagaaattttcaCCACTACAGagaaattatttcaattgaatttacctatagaaagaagaaaacatGAAAGTAGATTACTTAAACAACgacagcagcagcagcagcaacaacaacaacaagttaGAGGTGGTGAGAATAGTAAGAATTTAGCTACTCCATTAACTACAAAAGTACGGGATagaaatattgatattagtaataatagtagtatAGATCCAATATTATTTGGTGATACTACTTCAGgtagaaataataatgaagaacTAGAAGGTGAAGGAGATGATGTAACATTATTAGCTcaagaattacaaaatgGTGAAGCTTCaactgatgatgaagataatgatgaagatataATGGATATAGAAAGTGATTAA